One stretch of Geoalkalibacter ferrihydriticus DSM 17813 DNA includes these proteins:
- a CDS encoding M48 family metallopeptidase — protein MKWILLAAFVAVLSIEYLLSWLNIRHLRRHGHRIPPEFSGGIDADLLARTSAYTRDRNRVALIESLLGNLLLALFLFGGLLAIYDGWIGGVAESFILSGLLFFLGLGLVRALLDLPFSLYRHFVIEERYGFNTLTWRLWLSDLLKGALLSLVLTGLLLGGALWLVAASPDWWWLWVWGFFALFSLFLLYLSPYVIEPLFFKFEPIREEGLEERIRSLMEKAGLKVSRVFQVDASRRSRHSNAYFTGIGRVKRIVLFDTLLEQMTHDEILAVLAHEVGHWKKHHVFKRLATAQLIALVGLFLAHHLITAGVLPGLLGLEEVSFFAQLMILSLLATLVGFPLTPFSSWLSRRDEDQADRFACELSGDPQALAAGLVKLSRENLANLHPHPWYAAFYYSHPPVVERVRTLQQRT, from the coding sequence ATGAAATGGATTTTGCTGGCGGCCTTTGTCGCCGTTCTGAGTATTGAATACCTGTTGTCATGGCTCAATATTCGCCACCTTCGGCGCCATGGGCATAGAATCCCACCTGAATTTTCAGGTGGGATCGACGCCGATCTGCTCGCGCGTACCTCGGCTTACACCCGAGACAGAAACCGCGTTGCGCTGATCGAGTCGCTCTTGGGTAATCTTCTGTTGGCGCTGTTTCTCTTCGGCGGATTGCTGGCAATCTATGATGGCTGGATTGGTGGAGTCGCCGAATCTTTCATCCTCAGCGGTTTGCTGTTTTTTCTCGGCCTGGGTCTGGTGCGGGCATTGCTTGATCTGCCCTTCAGTCTCTATCGCCATTTCGTGATCGAGGAGCGTTATGGTTTTAATACCCTGACTTGGCGCCTGTGGCTGTCCGACCTGCTCAAGGGCGCGCTTCTCTCCCTGGTGCTGACAGGCTTGTTGCTGGGTGGGGCGTTGTGGCTGGTCGCGGCGAGTCCGGACTGGTGGTGGTTGTGGGTGTGGGGATTCTTTGCCCTGTTCAGTCTGTTTCTCCTGTACCTCTCTCCCTATGTGATCGAACCGCTGTTTTTCAAATTCGAACCGATCCGTGAAGAAGGCCTGGAGGAGCGCATCCGCAGCCTGATGGAGAAGGCCGGCCTTAAGGTCAGCCGGGTGTTTCAGGTCGATGCCTCGCGCCGCAGCCGTCATTCCAACGCCTATTTCACCGGTATCGGGCGGGTCAAACGCATCGTGCTGTTCGACACTCTGCTCGAACAGATGACCCACGACGAAATCCTCGCCGTTCTCGCCCACGAGGTCGGCCACTGGAAAAAGCACCATGTGTTCAAGCGGCTGGCAACGGCTCAATTGATCGCCCTGGTCGGCCTGTTTCTCGCCCATCACCTTATCACGGCCGGTGTTCTGCCCGGACTTCTGGGGCTGGAAGAGGTTTCATTTTTCGCTCAATTGATGATTCTGTCGTTGCTGGCGACCCTGGTGGGTTTTCCCCTCACGCCATTCTCAAGCTGGCTGTCGCGCCGCGATGAAGACCAGGCTGATCGCTTTGCCTGCGAGCTCAGCGGCGATCCCCAGGCCCTGGCTGCTGGCCTGGTCAAGCTGTCGCGGGAAAACCTCGCCAACCTCCATCCCCATCCCTGGTACGCCGCCTTTTATTATTCCCATCCGCCGGTGGTCGAGCGGGTGCGGACCCTGCAGCAGCGAACCTGA
- a CDS encoding DUF2845 domain-containing protein: protein MTKLFLTSFVALLILAAAPAWALRCDGRLVNTGDHKIEVLAKCGEPVWQERWQDDVFERRFFDTLERRSVVVEEWIYDFGPHRLLYLLRFRNGRLTDITTGDRATMAVDACRDGRTLRVGDTKIEVIRKCGAPAYSDSREDELLRAVDPHRALRSTIRVDEWTYNFGPRRFLLHLIFENGRLRQIETGGYGF from the coding sequence ATGACGAAACTTTTCCTTACATCATTTGTGGCCCTGCTGATACTGGCTGCCGCTCCGGCTTGGGCCCTGCGTTGTGACGGCCGTTTGGTGAACACCGGCGATCACAAGATTGAAGTGCTGGCCAAGTGCGGGGAGCCCGTGTGGCAGGAGCGTTGGCAGGACGATGTCTTCGAACGGCGCTTCTTCGATACTTTGGAACGGCGCAGCGTGGTGGTGGAGGAGTGGATTTACGATTTCGGTCCCCACCGCCTGCTTTACCTGCTGCGTTTCCGCAACGGACGGCTGACCGATATTACGACTGGAGATCGTGCCACCATGGCAGTTGATGCCTGTCGTGATGGACGCACCCTGCGTGTGGGTGACACCAAGATCGAGGTCATCCGCAAGTGCGGTGCTCCCGCTTACAGCGACAGTCGCGAGGACGAGCTGTTGCGCGCAGTCGACCCCCACCGGGCGCTGCGCAGTACCATTCGCGTGGATGAGTGGACCTACAATTTCGGACCGCGGCGTTTTTTACTGCATCTGATCTTTGAAAACGGCCGCCTGCGGCAGATTGAAACCGGCGGCTACGGTTTCTGA
- a CDS encoding phosphotransacetylase family protein, translating into MTQKIFIAATGQNSGKSTTSLSLLHLAQKTGRRIGFIKPLGPKPAVLNGLDVDKDAALMAQVFSLEAQLACMSPVVVKPGDTKKALDGHLRPADLEDKILTACAELEKNCDFIVIEGSGHPGVGSVLGLSNARIARLLDAPVLMVTGGGIGNVVDSVNLNLALFEKEGADMRAILVNKIISEKREATLDYLRRAFAREPLKVLGGFNYQPVLANPTLRRIARVLNLPLHGDPDAGARIVHHIHIGAASTQRVVELLHDDTLLVVTSSRDELLVTMANLYQIPEYRSRIVGLVIPGTAPLSKITQQILDRSNIPYLRDGNTHTTAMYQIINEDVSKTTAEDVEKIDLIRALAEKRIDFEELVTLYS; encoded by the coding sequence ATGACGCAAAAAATCTTCATCGCGGCAACCGGACAGAACAGCGGCAAATCCACCACCAGCCTCTCGCTGCTGCACCTGGCACAAAAAACCGGGCGCCGCATCGGCTTCATCAAACCCCTGGGTCCCAAGCCGGCGGTCCTCAACGGTCTCGACGTCGACAAGGATGCCGCCCTCATGGCCCAGGTTTTCAGCCTGGAGGCACAACTGGCCTGCATGTCGCCGGTGGTGGTGAAGCCTGGCGATACCAAAAAGGCCCTCGACGGCCACCTGCGTCCCGCGGATCTCGAGGACAAAATCCTGACCGCCTGCGCCGAACTGGAAAAAAATTGTGATTTCATCGTCATCGAAGGCTCCGGCCACCCTGGAGTAGGCTCAGTTCTGGGGCTCTCCAACGCACGCATTGCCCGCCTGCTGGACGCCCCGGTGCTCATGGTCACCGGCGGCGGGATCGGCAATGTGGTGGACTCCGTCAACCTGAACCTCGCCTTGTTCGAGAAGGAAGGCGCCGATATGCGCGCCATCCTGGTCAACAAGATCATCTCGGAGAAGCGCGAAGCCACTCTCGATTACCTGCGCCGTGCCTTTGCCCGGGAGCCCCTGAAGGTGCTCGGCGGCTTCAATTACCAACCGGTGCTGGCCAACCCCACCCTGCGCCGCATCGCGCGGGTACTCAATCTGCCTTTGCACGGCGACCCCGATGCCGGAGCGCGTATCGTACACCATATCCATATCGGAGCGGCCTCAACCCAGCGGGTGGTGGAGTTGCTGCACGATGACACGCTGCTGGTGGTGACCAGCAGTCGCGACGAACTCCTGGTCACCATGGCCAATCTCTATCAGATACCCGAATACCGCAGCCGCATCGTCGGCCTGGTGATCCCCGGCACCGCCCCGCTGAGCAAAATCACCCAGCAGATTCTCGACCGCAGCAACATCCCCTACCTGCGCGACGGCAACACGCATACCACCGCCATGTACCAGATCATCAACGAGGACGTCTCGAAAACCACCGCGGAGGACGTGGAGAAGATCGATCTGATCCGCGCCCTGGCGGAAAAGCGCATTGATTTCGAGGAGTTGGTCACGCTCTACAGCTGA
- a CDS encoding NUDIX hydrolase has translation MIQPKHVVVVGALVRNADSRILLIRHHRRGWEIPQGRVEEGEGLLEALHREVREESGVEITPGPLAAVFSKTSPPAAVIFSFIADYRSGTLRPSEETPELAWFSPQAALAQVSHPVNHHRLATLLTFDGHTLFSAYSTNPFTVQGETGL, from the coding sequence ATGATCCAACCCAAACATGTTGTGGTGGTCGGTGCCTTGGTGCGCAATGCCGACAGCCGGATTTTGCTGATTCGCCATCACCGGCGCGGCTGGGAAATTCCCCAAGGCCGGGTCGAGGAGGGCGAAGGATTGCTTGAGGCCCTGCATCGCGAGGTGCGCGAGGAGAGCGGCGTCGAAATCACGCCGGGACCCCTCGCTGCGGTGTTTTCCAAGACCTCGCCCCCGGCGGCGGTGATTTTCAGCTTCATCGCCGATTACCGGAGTGGCACCTTGAGGCCCAGTGAAGAAACGCCCGAACTGGCCTGGTTTTCCCCCCAAGCGGCCCTTGCGCAAGTGAGTCACCCGGTCAACCACCACCGCCTGGCGACCCTGCTCACCTTCGATGGTCACACACTTTTCAGCGCTTACAGCACCAACCCCTTCACCGTGCAAGGTGAAACAGGCCTGTGA
- a CDS encoding exonuclease domain-containing protein: MKPSLKYWLFILAIVNLVFGVIMAGVLGAWFNLAPDERAFVQGLADKILPFPILGAFILVGAIGALVSLLFHYYIIPTLQLAEETRLITRANSSHRIAPRGARELVYLTEVINESAEAYARLKTEVEENIRAARADLDQERNRLAALMSEMPAGVLVCNTDGQILLYNAQAQKLLHVSQELASEQQAGLIGLGRSIFGVLNREPIVHALKMLQAALEQEQELPNSGLLMTLADGRCLRVNMAPVLNNRSQSREISGFVLTLEDMTAQIEADTRRDMLIQSLTEGIQSALGEIRQSITTILGDPQLRPEQLTKNRATIDRASQELQQQLAEARKNYARHLHALSKVEYVLAENLLEILRKNISQRFAIEVQGEAPADLWLRLDSYSLVQAVSHLAGLLKKQKSMGAFHIRIEGGKSASAVMSIGWPDACLDQAFISDWIRAPLITDAQGKLLSFSEVVARHGGEVHIDATQPHACHEVRIDLPVDSTAERRDPGGMPQESRPVYYEFDLFQQRGLEELADQPLRKLTYVVFDTETTGLRPAEGDEIIQIGAVRVVNGRILTGETIDQLIDPQRSVPVESVEIHGIRPELLDGQPTIEKVLPHFHRFAEGAVLVAHNAAFDMRFLQLKERAAAVAFENPVLDTLLLSSVVHPHQQGHSLDHIAKLLNLTIVGRHTALGDALVTAEVLLKLIPLLESKGIFTLKDALQASVKSPFAKMSF; encoded by the coding sequence ATGAAACCTTCACTGAAATACTGGCTTTTTATCCTGGCCATCGTCAACCTGGTCTTCGGGGTGATTATGGCCGGCGTTCTCGGCGCCTGGTTCAATCTCGCCCCCGATGAGCGAGCCTTCGTTCAGGGCCTGGCGGACAAGATCCTGCCGTTCCCAATCCTGGGGGCCTTCATTCTGGTCGGCGCCATCGGCGCCCTGGTGAGCCTGCTGTTTCACTACTACATCATTCCCACTCTGCAACTGGCCGAAGAGACGCGTCTGATCACCCGCGCAAACTCTTCCCATCGCATTGCTCCCCGCGGGGCTCGCGAACTGGTCTACCTCACCGAGGTGATCAACGAGTCCGCGGAAGCCTACGCGCGACTCAAAACCGAAGTCGAAGAGAATATCCGCGCCGCGCGCGCCGACCTTGACCAGGAACGCAACCGCCTGGCGGCCCTGATGTCGGAAATGCCCGCGGGCGTGCTGGTGTGCAACACCGATGGACAGATTCTGCTCTACAACGCGCAAGCGCAAAAACTGCTGCACGTCTCCCAGGAGCTGGCAAGCGAACAGCAGGCCGGGCTGATCGGATTGGGGCGCTCGATCTTCGGCGTCCTCAACCGCGAACCCATTGTTCACGCCTTGAAAATGCTGCAGGCCGCTCTGGAACAGGAGCAGGAGCTGCCCAACTCGGGCCTTTTGATGACCCTGGCGGATGGGCGCTGTCTGCGGGTCAACATGGCGCCGGTCCTCAACAATCGCAGCCAGAGCCGAGAGATTTCAGGATTTGTACTCACCCTGGAAGACATGACCGCGCAAATCGAGGCCGACACCCGCCGCGACATGCTGATCCAGTCCCTGACCGAGGGCATCCAGAGCGCGCTGGGCGAGATCCGCCAATCAATCACCACCATTCTCGGGGATCCCCAGCTCAGGCCCGAACAGCTCACAAAAAATCGCGCCACCATTGATCGCGCCTCGCAGGAATTGCAGCAGCAGTTGGCCGAGGCGCGGAAGAACTACGCCCGCCATCTGCACGCCTTGAGTAAGGTGGAATATGTGCTGGCGGAAAATCTCCTGGAAATCCTGCGTAAAAATATAAGTCAGCGCTTCGCCATTGAAGTGCAGGGCGAAGCACCTGCCGATCTGTGGCTGCGCCTGGACAGCTATTCACTGGTGCAGGCCGTGTCGCATCTAGCCGGTCTGCTCAAAAAGCAGAAAAGCATGGGAGCTTTTCATATTCGCATCGAAGGCGGCAAATCAGCATCGGCGGTCATGAGCATCGGCTGGCCAGACGCCTGCCTTGATCAGGCATTCATCAGCGACTGGATTCGCGCGCCTCTGATCACCGACGCCCAGGGCAAGTTGTTGAGCTTCAGTGAAGTTGTCGCCAGACACGGCGGCGAAGTCCACATCGACGCAACCCAACCCCATGCCTGCCACGAGGTACGCATCGACCTGCCGGTGGACAGCACTGCCGAGCGCCGCGACCCCGGTGGCATGCCGCAGGAATCGCGCCCGGTCTATTACGAATTCGATCTGTTCCAGCAGCGGGGGCTGGAAGAGCTTGCCGATCAGCCTCTGAGAAAATTGACTTATGTGGTGTTCGACACCGAGACGACCGGCTTGCGCCCGGCAGAAGGCGACGAAATCATTCAGATCGGCGCGGTGCGCGTTGTCAACGGCCGTATCCTTACCGGTGAAACCATCGACCAACTCATCGACCCGCAACGCTCGGTGCCGGTCGAGTCCGTGGAGATTCACGGCATCCGCCCCGAATTGCTGGACGGACAACCGACCATCGAGAAGGTTTTGCCCCATTTTCACCGCTTTGCCGAAGGTGCCGTGCTGGTCGCTCACAATGCCGCCTTCGACATGCGTTTTCTGCAACTCAAGGAAAGAGCCGCCGCAGTGGCCTTCGAGAATCCGGTGCTCGACACCCTGCTGCTCAGTTCGGTGGTCCATCCTCACCAGCAGGGCCATTCCCTCGACCATATCGCCAAGCTGCTCAACCTCACCATCGTCGGACGTCATACCGCCCTGGGCGATGCCCTGGTGACCGCCGAGGTGCTGCTCAAACTGATTCCCCTGCTGGAGAGCAAAGGGATTTTCACGCTCAAAGATGCGCTGCAGGCTTCGGTCAAATCGCCCTTTGCCAAGATGAGTTTTTAG
- a CDS encoding GMP reductase — protein sequence MRIEADLKLGFKDVLIRPKRSTLKSRAQVALERTFTFMHSKRQWTGVPVIAANMDTVGTFEAAEVLAGFGMLTAIHKHYSLAAWQAFLAERDDDIFERIMVSTGTADEDYAKVREILAIAPGLRFICIDVANGYAEAFVDFVGRVRDTWPDKTIVAGNVVTGEMVEELLLSGADIVKVGIGPGSVCTTRVKTGVGYPQLSAVIECADAAHGLGGRIISDGGCGSAGDVAKAFGGGADFVMLGGMFAGHDESGGEVVERGGQTYKLFYGMSSATAMEMHSGGVAEYRSSEGKTVEVPYRGPLNTTVKDILGGLRSACTYVGAGALKELTKRTTFIRVLEQESKVFQ from the coding sequence ATGCGCATCGAGGCAGATCTTAAACTGGGATTCAAGGACGTTCTCATTCGGCCTAAGCGTTCGACCCTCAAAAGTCGCGCGCAAGTGGCTCTGGAGCGCACCTTCACCTTCATGCACAGCAAGCGGCAATGGACCGGAGTGCCGGTCATCGCGGCCAACATGGACACGGTGGGCACCTTCGAGGCCGCCGAGGTGCTGGCGGGCTTCGGCATGCTCACCGCCATCCACAAACATTACAGTCTTGCGGCTTGGCAAGCCTTTCTCGCTGAGCGCGACGACGACATCTTTGAGCGCATCATGGTGAGTACCGGGACGGCCGACGAGGATTACGCCAAAGTTCGAGAAATCCTGGCGATAGCACCTGGGCTGCGCTTCATCTGCATCGATGTTGCCAACGGCTACGCCGAGGCTTTTGTTGATTTCGTGGGCAGGGTGCGTGACACCTGGCCCGACAAGACCATTGTGGCGGGTAATGTGGTGACCGGCGAGATGGTCGAGGAATTGCTGCTCTCCGGCGCCGACATCGTCAAGGTCGGTATCGGCCCCGGCTCGGTATGCACAACGCGGGTCAAAACCGGAGTCGGCTATCCGCAGCTCTCTGCCGTGATCGAGTGCGCCGACGCCGCTCACGGACTCGGCGGCCGCATCATTTCCGATGGCGGCTGCGGCAGTGCCGGTGATGTCGCCAAGGCCTTCGGCGGCGGCGCCGATTTTGTCATGCTTGGCGGCATGTTCGCCGGTCATGACGAAAGCGGCGGCGAGGTGGTCGAGCGCGGCGGGCAGACCTACAAGCTTTTCTACGGCATGAGTTCCGCAACCGCCATGGAAATGCATTCCGGTGGGGTCGCCGAATACCGCTCATCCGAAGGCAAGACAGTTGAGGTTCCTTATCGTGGCCCCCTTAACACGACAGTCAAGGACATCCTCGGCGGATTGCGCTCGGCTTGCACCTATGTCGGCGCCGGGGCTCTCAAGGAGTTGACCAAACGCACCACCTTCATCCGCGTTCTCGAACAGGAGAGCAAAGTTTTTCAGTAG
- a CDS encoding B12-binding domain-containing radical SAM protein — translation MKVALIGAELEENLGLRYMATSLEAAGHEALILPFNEEADIAQVVRRIQEEQPQIAGLSMVFTGRAREFCRLAEALRSAGFAGHLTAGGHFAALNCRQLLEDFSAFDSVALGEGEELICALAAQLDDLSGLPGFCYRAADGSIAVNPGKGNPDNLDALPFPRRTEFHEYFGQPIASILSSRGCWRECAFCSIDAWYRSGGGRKFRIRSVENIVAEMTRLYHEHGIRIFNFQDDNFFLPDPKQALARFQALRDGLRVNGVEKIAIAVKARPDSINREALDVLDELGIFRVFLGVENASQRGLDNLNRKNTVAQIENALRILNDYDLHVAYNLLMFEPDTNMEDIHINLRFMERHVDNPFNFCRAEAYAYTGLEKKLRDDGILAGDYFGFDYRIKDARVECFHKIANYAFFDRNFSDYGLHYFNMEVDFSYLLLRRFFADRISEELRAEVRAFIKETNIDTYRHLCRIYDLVQAIDPADRLAVNDAMRSLRRSVDERGVALRAQGERILARLQATYEGHTAPVHTPVAYGEQNLASLLDGLLLRSGEEAEADYSFETDGAFNFFGALKRPIPYDQFKSRLDNNR, via the coding sequence ATGAAGGTTGCCCTGATCGGAGCGGAACTGGAAGAAAACCTCGGTCTGCGCTACATGGCCACATCCCTGGAAGCAGCCGGACACGAGGCACTGATTCTGCCCTTCAACGAAGAGGCGGACATCGCCCAGGTGGTCCGCCGGATTCAAGAAGAACAGCCCCAGATCGCCGGGCTCTCCATGGTCTTCACCGGCCGCGCGCGCGAGTTCTGCCGCCTCGCTGAAGCCTTGCGGAGCGCCGGCTTTGCCGGGCACCTCACCGCCGGCGGTCACTTTGCCGCCCTTAACTGCCGGCAGTTGCTCGAAGATTTTTCCGCCTTCGACTCTGTGGCCCTGGGCGAAGGCGAGGAGCTGATCTGCGCGCTGGCCGCTCAGCTTGACGATCTCTCCGGCCTCCCCGGCTTCTGTTACCGCGCTGCCGACGGCAGCATCGCCGTCAACCCCGGCAAAGGCAATCCGGACAACCTCGACGCCCTGCCCTTTCCGCGCCGCACCGAATTTCATGAATACTTCGGCCAGCCCATCGCCAGCATCCTCTCCAGCCGCGGCTGCTGGCGCGAGTGCGCCTTCTGCAGCATCGACGCCTGGTACCGCAGCGGCGGGGGGCGCAAGTTCCGCATCCGCAGCGTCGAAAACATCGTCGCCGAAATGACGCGCCTCTACCATGAGCATGGCATCCGCATCTTCAACTTTCAGGACGACAATTTCTTTCTCCCCGATCCCAAACAAGCCCTCGCCCGCTTCCAGGCCCTGCGCGACGGCCTGCGCGTCAACGGGGTCGAGAAAATCGCCATCGCCGTCAAGGCGCGCCCCGACAGCATTAACCGCGAGGCCCTCGACGTGCTCGACGAGCTGGGCATCTTCCGGGTCTTTCTCGGCGTGGAAAACGCCTCGCAACGCGGGCTGGACAACCTCAACCGCAAAAACACCGTGGCGCAGATCGAAAACGCCCTGCGCATCCTCAACGACTACGACCTGCACGTGGCCTACAACCTGCTGATGTTCGAGCCCGACACCAACATGGAGGATATCCACATCAACCTGCGCTTCATGGAGCGCCACGTCGACAATCCCTTCAATTTCTGCCGCGCCGAGGCCTACGCCTATACCGGCCTGGAGAAAAAGCTGCGCGACGACGGGATCCTCGCCGGCGACTATTTCGGTTTCGACTACCGCATCAAGGACGCGCGGGTGGAATGCTTCCACAAGATCGCCAACTACGCTTTTTTCGATCGCAACTTCAGTGATTACGGCCTGCACTACTTCAACATGGAGGTCGATTTCTCCTACCTGCTGCTGCGCCGCTTCTTTGCGGACAGAATCAGCGAGGAACTGCGCGCCGAAGTGCGCGCCTTCATCAAGGAGACCAACATCGACACCTACCGCCACTTGTGTCGCATCTACGACCTGGTGCAGGCCATCGACCCTGCAGACCGCCTTGCGGTCAATGACGCCATGCGCAGTCTGCGCCGCAGCGTCGATGAGCGCGGCGTCGCCCTGCGCGCCCAGGGCGAGCGCATCCTGGCCCGCCTGCAGGCGACTTACGAAGGACATACGGCACCCGTACACACCCCGGTAGCCTACGGCGAGCAAAACCTCGCCTCGCTGCTTGATGGTCTGTTACTGCGCAGCGGCGAGGAGGCCGAAGCGGACTACTCTTTCGAGACCGACGGCGCCTTCAATTTCTTCGGCGCCCTCAAACGGCCAATCCCTTATGACCAATTCAAGAGCCGGTTGGATAACAACCGCTAG
- the murB gene encoding UDP-N-acetylmuramate dehydrogenase yields the protein MTTASDITLPALLGQLSELDVGAVKARAPLAHHCSWRIGGPADLLVEPESAMQVARLVGFAREHEIPLLVIGQGTNLLFDDAGLRGIVLKVGARMAQLSIHGNRILAEAGVWVPQLARQAARNGLTGLEHIIGIPGTLGGLVLMNGGSHRRGIGDNVRRVWVIDRAGELQVLSHAQCAFSYRHSALQDSGAVVVRAELECSTGDPRAIRRAMVCDLRERRRKFPRKEPNCGSVFLSTAEMHASVGPPGKIIEEAGLKGTRIGNAEVSLHHANFIVNRGGASAAEVLALIAHIRREVHERIGFELRCEVRYVDPQGRIMPADQAPQVRSSL from the coding sequence ATGACCACAGCTTCAGACATCACTCTCCCCGCCCTGCTTGGCCAACTCAGTGAACTCGACGTCGGCGCGGTCAAGGCGCGCGCACCCCTGGCGCACCACTGCAGCTGGCGCATCGGCGGACCCGCCGATCTGCTGGTCGAGCCCGAGTCGGCCATGCAGGTGGCGCGTCTGGTGGGCTTTGCCCGTGAGCATGAAATTCCGCTGCTGGTCATCGGCCAGGGCACCAACCTGCTCTTCGACGACGCGGGCCTGCGCGGCATCGTCCTGAAGGTGGGCGCGCGCATGGCGCAGCTGAGCATTCACGGCAACCGCATCCTGGCCGAGGCCGGGGTCTGGGTGCCGCAACTCGCCCGACAGGCCGCCAGAAACGGCCTGACAGGGCTGGAACACATCATCGGGATTCCAGGAACGCTGGGGGGATTGGTGCTGATGAACGGCGGCAGTCACCGCCGGGGCATCGGCGACAATGTGCGCCGGGTGTGGGTGATCGACCGCGCGGGAGAACTGCAGGTCCTCAGCCACGCGCAATGCGCCTTTTCCTACCGACACAGCGCCCTGCAGGACAGCGGCGCTGTGGTAGTGCGCGCCGAACTGGAATGTTCAACGGGTGACCCGCGCGCGATCCGCCGCGCCATGGTCTGCGACCTGCGCGAACGCCGCCGCAAATTTCCGCGCAAGGAGCCCAACTGCGGCTCGGTGTTTCTCAGCACTGCCGAAATGCATGCAAGCGTCGGCCCGCCCGGCAAAATCATCGAAGAGGCAGGCCTCAAGGGCACGCGCATCGGCAACGCCGAAGTCTCACTCCATCACGCCAACTTCATCGTCAATCGCGGCGGCGCCAGCGCCGCCGAAGTGCTGGCTCTCATTGCCCACATCCGCCGGGAAGTACATGAGCGCATCGGTTTTGAGTTGCGCTGCGAAGTGCGCTACGTCGACCCGCAGGGCCGGATCATGCCGGCCGATCAGGCGCCCCAGGTCCGCTCTTCACTCTAA